The Bos mutus isolate GX-2022 chromosome 11, NWIPB_WYAK_1.1, whole genome shotgun sequence nucleotide sequence AATAAGAGGGATGTTCTTAAGAGCCCCCATACTTCTTGGGTAGAAATAAGCTACAGTTAAACCCTCTAAAGAACTCAAATCCCTGCCCCATCTTGGACTTTGTTTCGTGGGTCAGAGTTTTTTTGCAGTGCGAAAACCCAGTTGGTATTGGAaagtgcagagtcggacacgactgaagtgacttagcagcagcagacatgaagTGAGattgtgtcttttttaaaatttattttattcaaatatagttgctttacaatgttaatttatGCTGTACCTCAAAATGGTTCagtattacatatatacattcttctttgtattcttttccattatgatttatcacaggatattgaatacagttccctgtattatacaggtggaccttgtttatccatgctatatataatactttgcatctgctaatcccaaactcccaatccatcccttccTACATCCCtccccccttggcaaccaccagtctgttctctgtatctgtgggtctgtttcgtAGATTAAtgcatttgtgtcatattttagattccacgtataagtgctACCGCATAGTATCTGTCTTCCTCTGACTGACTTTACTTACTATAATTTTgagattttgttcttttaaccAGCCTCTTCTCagcctttcagagaaggcaatggtaccccactccagtactcttgcctggaaaatcccatggacggaggagcctggtgggctgcagtctatagggtcgctaaaagtcagacacgactgagcgacttccctttcacttttcgctttcatgcactggagaaggaaatggcaacccactccagtgttattgcctggagaatcaaggggagcctggtgggctgccgtctatggtttCTGGGGTACCCTAACCTCAGATGGAGCCAAAATGGTCCATAGTACCATGTGAGAGGACTGATCTGGTTGCTGCCTTGTCCCTGCAAGGATTGAGGCTGAAATGTGCTCAGGAGTTGGGAGCTGGGCCCTCCCAGATCAGTTGTTTTCTCTTGGGCTCTGGCTGCATTTGTTTGGATGGGACAAGACAGCTCAGTAAGAAACTATTCAACTTTCTGAATCTAGAGCACAGAATGCAGGCTTGGCAGTGACTCAGATGCTTGGCCTTTCTTTGCCTGCAGAGGTCATGCTGTTTGATGAGCCAACCACAGGTCTGGACTGCATGACTGCAAATCAGATCGTCGTCCTCCTAGCAGAGCTGGCTCGCAGGGACCGCATTGTGATCCTCACCATCCACCAGCCCCGCTCTGAGCTCTTCCAGGTGAGGGCGATGTCTCGTTCCAGCTCAACTCGTCAGGGGTGGGTATATGTGTGCTGGGCTGAGATCTacctgcatgcgtgtgtgctaagtcacttcagtcgtgtccgactctttgcaaccccatggactgtagcccgccaggctcctctgtccatgggattctccaggcaagtatactggagtgtgttgctgttccctcctccaggagatcttcccaacccagggatcgaacctgtgtctcttacatctaccttcattggcaggcaggttctttaccactagcagggATCTAACTAAACCAGAGCAACTGAAGCCAATAGCTCTGGATTTGGGAAGGGCAGAGGTTGGCACCTACCATAAGGTGCTGAAACAACTACCATGTTCCAGACACTTCTATGCACTAGCTCATTTAATCCACACCACAACCCTTTGAGGTGGATACCAGTATTTTCACTTTACAGAGGGAAAGAGTGAGACTTAGAAATGATACATAATGGAGCCAACATCACAGTTAATAAAAAGCTGGAACTGGCCTTCGTGTTCTACTAATAGTTGGCTTTCAAGTCTGTGTTTTTCCTCTAAATCATACAGATTTCCTATCCAAAAATCTCACCTTAATCTCTCAGGATCCTTTTAGGGAGCTCTTATTTGACTTTTATAGATGAAgatctgagatttaaaaaaaaactttgtccAAGGTCTCTCACTTAGGGGCACGGTTGGGACTCAAACCCTGGTTGTCTGGCCAGGTCCATGAATTGCTTTCTATCCTAGACATGATGCTGGGTGCAAGCTGGGAGGCTGCAGGATCCACAGTGGCAAGCCAGGCTGGAAAGAGTAGGGATGCATTTTGAGTGGCTCCGATGGCCGCAGTAAGAGTACTCATGAATGGCTGAGACACTCAGAGGACTGACTGCTTGAGGCTTGTTTTCCATAAGGATGAAGTTACCTGATTACACACTGAGACTGTCTGTCGTTCAATCAGCTCTTTGACAAAATCGCCATCCTGAGCTGCGGAGAGCTGGTTTTCTGTGGGACACCGGTGGAAATGCTTGATTTCTTCAGTGGCTGTGGTTACCCTTGTCCTGAACATTCAAACCCTTTTGATTTTTATAGTAAGTTTTTCTTTCACATTCCTGatcataaatgtttttaaaaccttCTCATCTCATCTTCCTGCTTAAATGACACCTGTACAAGTggattttatttctgcttttgttctgGCATTTTTActcttcaaaatattaatttggtCGAGTCAATTAACTTGCCATAGATGACCTGTCAGAATGAGGTGGGGGATCTCTCTTGAAATGGTGCCCTTCTACTTGATCAAAGGAAAACTAACTGAACATCTGGATTCTCCCAGACAGGCCTATGGGGATCCTCATGGCCCTGCTGATagctttaaaatattgaaaaagattTTTATAGATGGGCATTAACAACAGGTATTATTTTGATGAGATTAAGTATTATGGCTAGAACTCCTAAATCAATGATGAAACATGCATTagccattatgtatatatatgcatttaaaagCACGTGTTTTTTTGTGTGGCAAAAAAATTTCAGTGGACCTGACATCAGTGGATACCCAAAGCAAAGAACGAGAAATAGAAACCTACAGAAGAGTCCAGATGATTGAAGTTGCCTACAGAGAATCAGCAATGTATCACAAAACCATGGAGGCTATTGAAAGAACAAAACATCTGAAAACATTAccaaagattcctttcaaaaccAGAGATTCTCCTGGAGCCCTCTCTAAACTGTGTGTTCTCTTGAGGTAAGAGCCTCACCCTGTTTCAGATGGGTAGACATCCACCCGTAAAAGAAAAGCAATTGAAACAGAGTTGTTTGGCTTTCAGGAGAGTGATGAGAAACTTACTGAGAAATAAGCTGGCGGTGACGATGCGTCTTACTCAGAATCTGATCATGGGTCTATTcgtcattttcttccttctacgaCTGGGGAAGGATGTGCTGAAGGGTGCCGTCCAGGATCGTGTGGGTCTCCTGTACCAGTTTGTGGGTGCCATGCCGTACACAGGCATGCTCAATGCTGTGACCCTGTGTGAGTGCCTTGCCCAGGAGGCGTGCCCCCAGAGTGCGCGTGGGGGCTTCTCTCTCCCTGAATATCTCCTTTCTCCAGCTGACATCTTGCGAGACTGCACCAACATAAGGGTATTCCTCTGAGCTCAACCTGGCCCTCTCCAGGTTCTTTCTCTGGGAAAAGGTAACTTGTGAATTGCTAACACCTCAGTGAGAATTAGGTCACCATGTGGATCTCCTTGAGGGTCTCTGAGGATCCAGGTGAAACAGGAAGTTATGAGGAGTTGATGGGGCACctgatggtggtggttttagGTCAGCCCTGGTATCCAATCTTAGCCATGAGGAAGCGCAGCTCACCGGGGCCAGGATGCCTGGCCAACTTTGCACTGTTAACGTGCTTTATGGAGCCTAATTTAGGACAGCCAGCATATAGTTTTCAAACTCAGTGGGAGTCCAGAAGCAATACCTAGGTTCTTGATGTTCTGTGCCAAGGCCCTGCACAAAAAGAGGACACAGTGCCTCACGTCActcattagtgtctcttttgcatgTGTATTTTTGAATTGGTGACACCCCTCCTCTACTTTAGAGACACGGAAATAAATGATCCTACTGTAATCCTACTATAGTTCGCATAGAATGTATGTTTCAGGGGGAGAGGGGTGTCCATAGCTCTATGGATGGCAGTCCCTTCTCTCCATCACTGGGGGGCCCCAGCTGGTCCTCACCACCCAGTGCTGATAGACCTCAAGTTCAGCCTGGGCTAGCACCGTCCCCTGCCCTTCCACGCCCCCTCCACCAGCTGTGTGGTGACCGGCTCTTCTGAAACCTGCCTTCTGTGCCCAGTTCCTGTGCTGCGTGCCGTCAGTGACCAGGAGAGCCAGGATGGCCTGTACCACAAGTGGCAGATGCTACTGGCCTACATGCTGCACGTGCTTCCCTTCAGCGTCACTGCCACCCTCGTATGCTGCAGTGTGTGCTACTGGTAAGGAAGAGGGTGTCCCGAGGCCTTCGGTTCTCCCAGGTCATGCCTCCCGTGGCCAGTGGGACCAGTGGAGCGGGAGGCCAGGGATAAACCGCTCTCCGCCCTGGAGGGTCTGTCTTTGCCCACCAAAGTCTTGTACAACGTTCCGTCCTTCAGGGCAAATACAAGAACCCCACTGGGGCCACATGGGATCTGAGAGCAGACCAGTAAGACTACACATACCAGGGAATAGCCTGTCCCACATTCACTGACCCAAGCAGAGGGCTTGGGAGTAGCTGGGACCAGGCTGCCCAGGCCGCTGTGAGCTGGAGCAGCAATGCTGCCTGAGATTTCAGTGATAGACCTGGGGCATTGCAGTTGGTTGGGGGTGATGGGGGCTTGAGGAATCAAGAGTGACTATGGGAAGAGGGCTTCGAAAAACCATGAAGCATCCCTGATGCTTTTGATGGATGGTTTGTAGatgatgctttttatttcataGAACTTTTAACAGATGTAATCTGAAAGTATGTAGAGAGTCATTTGTTGATTTGGTGTGACAGAGAGATGTATCTTCCTTAATCCCTGTGGCTTTCCCCTAAGATGGGGGAATCACGTGGTATTCTGTGACTCCAGCAGTGAAAGGTGCTCAGCTTGTCATCCCAAGAGAGGGCTTCAGGCGGTCCTGGAGACATTGTCTTTCTTCAGGCCGCTGCATTCCTGTGCTGTGCTCCTATTAGTAGAGACACCCATGATATGCCATGTGAATAATTACTATGAATCAAGTGAAATACAGGTAGAAGGTAAGCAACAGCCTGGTTAGTTTGAGCTCTAAGATGAGGAGTTGAAAAGGCTTGCTGCAGGCTCTTAGATGTCGGTGTCAACCTGGGGGTGGACAGAGGCAAAACTGCTGGTTCTGGTGAGCAGGAGGGTAGACTCTCACGGCCAGGGTGTGGCAGGGACCTCGTGGCCCTCCTTGCTGGTCCTGATGAGGCCTCTTTATCCTCTGACACTCAGGAACACGCTGAATCTCTGATCTGTGATGTAAACTACAGGCCCAACCCATGTGTGCatcctcagtcacgtctgactctttgtggggACTGAAAGCTGGAGTTTTTTTGACTCTTAGCAGCATATCAGACCTGAACTCACTCAGTAGCAAAATCTGATCGGAACCAACATAAGGTTCTTTGTACTTTCCTAACAGTAACACTTCTGTTTCCTGGAAATACTAATGTGCTTGAATGCAGTTGAAGTCCTGAATCCCACTTTGGCAAGCATGGTCTATGCAGTATGATACCTTCTGCAAATCTGTAAATTGCTGCATTCCAAAACACATCTGCCCCTAAAGTGTTTCAGATGATGGATTGTGGACATAAGCAAATCTCCACATGACTTTAATTCAAGAAAACGTAAGATTAATATAagcaatattaataaaatattattattataaaaaaaacaCTGTGTTGAGGCATATAATGACAATAATGATGACTAACATATTGAGTGCTTGCTTTTATGTCGGGCACTAAGAGgtttaaatatatcatttcatGTAATCCTGGTCACCATTCTGTAAAGAtggcattattcattatttttgtttgaagACTAGGAAGCTGAGGCACCAATGGGATATGTCTCTTCCCCATCCTTATCCCAGGGAATTACCCGAAGGAGAACAAGGGTCCATTTGGTTGGGCAGGAAGAGGGCCTCTTGGAGGCTTTATAAAGGAGAACTGGAGAGATGAGCAACATTTGAACAGATGGAAAAGGAGCAAGGGTATtccaggggaagagagagaaggaacatAAGTTTAGAAGCAAAACACACGAGACCTTTTCAGAGAAAaggttcagttgtgctgtggggaaaGGAGAGTTGGAAGGAGTAGTGGAAAATATGACTGATGGccctggagcctggtaggcgagGTGCTGAATGCCAGGCTAAGGGGCTGAGGCGGATTAGATATTGGGACATAGTGGAGGATTTCAAACCTCAGGGAGTGACTCATATCTGTTTGACTCGGGAGGGCGAGGTCCACATCACTTTGGTTGCAGACTGGAGTTAGGGCAGGACACTGGCCAGCCCAGTGAGGAGCCGTGGCAACTGTTTGGGAAGGGCAGAAGCCCTGGTAAAGACAGTATCAGTGGCAACAGAAAGTGGGGGGGATCACTTTGAGATGTTGGGAAAGTAGAATTGAATGAACTCAAATGAAATGGATTTGTTGAGGGGTAAATAAAATCACGGATGATGCCTGCATTTTCAGCCTGGGACCATGGGAAGGTGACAGCCTCCTTATCGAGTTTGCAGGAAAGAGAACTGATTTGGTTTTGAACACATTGCATTTGAGATGCTACAAGACACCCAACTGGAGATGTCAGTCTGAGGTTTGGGTGACAGGTTggtgtagaaaaaaataaaggcaagagGAGTAAGAGTCAAGACCTGGAAATGGATTCTTTATGAGAGAATGTTAGAAAGGGAGGAAGCAGTCTGAGTATAATATCTTAAGAGGAACATTCAGAGAGTGGAAGAGGCAAGTGACTcagtgagagaggcagagaggtggTCAGAGGTGGAAGGAGAAGCAGGATCAGGCAGCATCAGAGACACCAAGAGAGGAGAGAGTTTCAAGGGCATATAATAAACCTGTCAGTGCTGCAGATGTTCAAGGAGATGTATCAAAAGATTAAGGAGGTATTGGTGCTCTTCCAAAAAAGAGCTTTAGCAGAGTGGTGGGGGTGCAAGGCAGGTTTACAAGGGAAGAAGGAGTGAGACGGAAGGAGATGCTGTTTGAGAAGCTTGGTGGTATAGAATAGAATGAAGAGGGGGAAGTTGCTTAAAAGGTTAGCAGACTCAAGGAATGGTTATTTTATGACATGTTAAGTAAGACCATTGAGAAAAAACACTAGATTGAGAGTAGATGAAACTATAGAAAAATTGGATAGTTCACAGATCGTTTCCAGATTAGACCAGAGACAGGGAAATCAGGTTAACATAGAACAGTTTTAAGTAACAAGTAACATTTAAATACAAGACCTGGTGAGTGATCAAGATTAAATGGGTGGAGTCACTGGAATCGATCAGCTTACCTAATTAGGAGGCACTGGTGTTGATGAATTATCAAGATTAAAGACCTTGAGGATAATAATGATGGACAGGAGTGTAAAACTGACCCTGGTCCAGAAGCTCTGAAAGTATGAAAGGTGAGACGATGCCTTAAAAGTCACAGAGGACTGCACTGGGGCAGAGAAGTGATAGCATAAGCAAAGTTCGTGATTTGTCTAGGAGGAAAGGCAGATGACCTTGATGAGTGGTAGGGAGGGGTGGATGTTAAGACAGGCTAACTCCTCCTCCTTACTTTACAAACGGAAGAAAGAGCAGCCATGTCTGAGGGCTGTGGAGCACATGCTGTCACCAGGGAAATGTTATTTGGTGAAAGGAATATAAGGGGTTATAAGGGTAGCTTGTTTACAAGAACATGAAGGTCGAATCAGTGGAAGGGTTTGGTAGAATAAGACAAGAATGGAATGGAACGGGCCTGGGGAGGGCTAATTCCCTCCCCAGAAAAGCGGAGAAGGATTCTCATACTGGCAATAACCCCAGGATATAGGAATGAGGCGCCCAGAAGGAGGGGCTGAGAACCAGGTTTTGTGTGTCCTTGGCATTAGGGCGGGAGCAGTGCTGGCCAGGCGGAATGTGGCTGCTTATGGAGAAGCCTGGACACCTCAGCCCTACTTACTGCAGCGAGTTGTGACCATCCTCTAAGTGTTGGTATTTTTCTGGGAGAGCGGAGGAGctgtaaaaaaggaaaacagggcTCAGTTGACTTGGGGCCAACAGAACAGTTCTCAGGACAAAATGGCCTCAAATGCTGTGTTCCAAAAAGGCCTTTCAAAGGTGGGGTTTGGCTTGCCCTGCAGACTCTTCCCACCCACTAACTACCATGGATTTATTCCTAGAAGGCAACTGTGCAGTTTTTCTTATAACCCtcggagaggaactaaagaccttaTGTTTTTCCAGGACTCTGGCCTTATACCCCGAGGCTGCCAGATTTGCATATTTCTCTGTTGCTCTCTTGGCCCCCCACTTAATTGGTGAATTTCTAAGCCTTGTGCTACTTGGCGTGATCCAAAACCCAAATGTGGTCAACAGCGTGGTGGCCCTGCTCTCCATTGCTGGGGTGCTTATGGGCTCTGGCTTCGTGAGGTAAGACCTAACAATACCAACCGATTTAGACTGGTGTAGTTTGATGTTAATGATCACCTAATGATGATGATTGTAAGGCATTCCAGAGGAGCGTGGTGATACTCTATCACCTCACAGTCCAGAGTGTTTATAGCGCTTACTAATCAATATTGCTTAGACTCTGAACTGTTTACAGTTTATTCAATAAAACGTCTTCAGAGTGAGATTCAGGAAATGATGATTTAGGTGTGTTATCAATATGATTCATATGTCATAAGACATTacagcaaaaggagaaaaaccaaGCTATGCTCCAGAAGCACAGTCTATTACAGGCTAACTAGTATGCATTTAGTCCATTTCTTCCCCTGGCACTGTTGAGTTTCTAGTCCAGCTCTCAATTCCCAGGTATTTCAAGGAAGTTAGAATAGTCAGATAAGAAAAGAGGTAAGAGAAAGTAAGAGACTGCTGAAGAAAGTATCAGGACCAGAAGGACATGCGCCAAATGTTAACAGTAATTATCTCTGGGtgacattcattttaatttttctttgtatttttctctcttttgtgaaCTTTCTATAATGGACAGCATTATTTTATAACCAGGAAAAAATATActtgcacacatacatatgttttaaaaaagtagtAGTAAGAAGGGTGGAAAATTTTAGGAGGGTGAAAGTGGTTCCTGGTGGGTGATGTGAGTTGGATCTAGCAAGCAAACTATGGGTCCCTGAGAAAAATGTGAAGACGGCTATTTCTTTGACTTAAAAACCAATCAAATAAGCTACTGAGCAGCTATTACATGTAATcatatttctttgtttacttatttaactCAGAGCAATCGATGTTCAGGTAAGAAAACTAAGCTCAGACTTGACTTTGTTCTGCTCACACTGTAAAAAGCCTCTCAGGAAGCATGTGGCTCCCTGAAGTCAGTCTTCCTCCAACCATTCAGCTGCCAAGTGACCATTGGCAAGTCGCTTTTCCATCTTAATTAGTTTCGTTTATAAGATAGA carries:
- the ABCG5 gene encoding ATP-binding cassette sub-family G member 5, encoding MGELPFLTLGESSELQVNRSSQCSLEEVPAKPRHSLGIFHASYSVSHHVGPWWDIASRRQKWTRQILKDVSLYVESGQIMCILGSSGSGKTTLLDAMSGRLRRTGTLLGEVFVNGQELHREQFQDCFSYVLQSDTLLSNLTVRETLNYTALLAIRRGSQSFFQKKVEAVMTELSLSHVADQLIGNYSFGGISHGERRRVSIAAQLLQDPKVMLFDEPTTGLDCMTANQIVVLLAELARRDRIVILTIHQPRSELFQLFDKIAILSCGELVFCGTPVEMLDFFSGCGYPCPEHSNPFDFYMDLTSVDTQSKEREIETYRRVQMIEVAYRESAMYHKTMEAIERTKHLKTLPKIPFKTRDSPGALSKLCVLLRRVMRNLLRNKLAVTMRLTQNLIMGLFVIFFLLRLGKDVLKGAVQDRVGLLYQFVGAMPYTGMLNAVTLFPVLRAVSDQESQDGLYHKWQMLLAYMLHVLPFSVTATLVCCSVCYWTLALYPEAARFAYFSVALLAPHLIGEFLSLVLLGVIQNPNVVNSVVALLSIAGVLMGSGFVRNIQEMPIPFKILGYFTFQKYCSEILVVNEFYGQNFTCGNSNASVSANPMCTITQGAQFIERNCPGATSRFTANFLILYSFIPALVILGIIVFKIRDYLISR